In Spinacia oleracea cultivar Varoflay chromosome 5, BTI_SOV_V1, whole genome shotgun sequence, a single window of DNA contains:
- the LOC110801828 gene encoding uncharacterized protein — protein sequence MGDLMKRQFNVLDLSGHNFLEWTVDAQMNLKAQGLDHTIKDIMVPGTTEIKTATEQEKAKATVLLRHHLHDSLKTEYLMVENPKELWDNLKERYGHHKRVLLPKAQFDWTNLRFQDFKCVSEYNSTLFKIVSLLRYCDQAVTEDQMIEKTLSTFHANNILLQQQYRERGFKKYSELISLLLVAEQNNDLLLKNHNLRPTGSMAFNEANAVESSNPPEANVAHRGGRGRFNHHGRGRGNHRGRGRGRGRGYLGPRNNNHKGHQQGNQKHTPSKEKDTCFRCGMTGHWGKTCRTAKHLVDLYQASIKGKGKVAEANYVDEENPSGSSFDVSDFFNDNPDSGNDLIFGDNSNI from the coding sequence ATGGGAGATTTGATGAAAAGACAATTCAATGTGCTAGACTTGTCTGGGCACAATTTTCTGGAATGGACTGTTGATGCACAGATGAACTTAAAGGCCCAAGGACTGGATCATACCATAAAAGATATAATGGTTCCAGGCACCACAGAAATCAAAACTGCCACCGAGCAGGAAAAGGCCAAAGCCACAGTCCTCTTAAGGCATCATTTACATGATAGCCTGAAAACTGAATATCTGATGGTGGAGAATCCCAAAGAGTTGTGGGATAATCTTAAAGAAAGATATGGACACCATAAAAGGGTGCTCCTGCCAAAGGCTCAATTTGACTGGACTAATCTGAGGTTCCAGGATTTTAAATGTGTTAGTGAATATAATTCCACGTTATTCAAAATTGTATCATTGCTGAGATACTGTGATCAAGCGGTCACAGAAGATCAAATGATAGAGAAAACCCTCTCCACCTTTCATGCGAATAATATTCTATTGCAACAGCAATACCGAGAGAGGGGCTTTAAGAAATATTCTGAGCTGATTTCTCTATTGTTGGTTGCTGAACAGAATAATGATCTTCTGTTAAAGAACCATAATCTTAGACCGACTGGGTCTATGGCATTCAATGAAGCGAATGCCGTTGAAAGCTCAAACCCACCTGAGGCAAATGTTGCCCATAGAGGTGGACGTGGAAGATTTAACCACCACGGTAGAGGACGCGGAAACCACCGTGGCCGTGGTCGTGGTCGTGGCAGGGGTTATCTGGGCCCTAGAAATAATAATCACAAAGGGCATCAACAAGGAAATCAAAAGCACACCCCCTCAAAAGAGAAAGACACATGTTTTAGATGTGGCATGACTGGCCATTGGGGGAAAACATGCCGTACTGCAAAACATTTGGTAGATCTGTACCAAGCCTCCATAAAAGGCAAAGGAAAAGTTGCTGAGGCAAATTATGTAGATGAGGAAAATCCCTCAGGGTCAAGCTTTGATGTATCTGATTTCTTCAATGATAACCCTGACAGTGGCAATGATCTGATATTTGGGGATAATAGTAACATATAA